The following coding sequences are from one Mycolicibacterium aichiense window:
- a CDS encoding MBL fold metallo-hydrolase, translating to MLLTGFPAGMLACNCYVLAPRAGADAIVVDPGQRAFGTLRRVLDENRLTPAAVLLTHGHIDHIWSAQKVGDTFGCPVYIHPQDRFMLSDPIRGFGPRLGQIALGALFREPRQVVELDRDGDKIELGGITVTVDHTPGHTKGSVVFRVGRAGSQDPIAFTGDTLFKQSVGRTDLPGGSGRDLLSSIVDKLLVLDDDTLVLPGHGESTTIGLERRTNPFLEGLT from the coding sequence GTGTTACTCACCGGGTTCCCGGCGGGCATGTTGGCATGCAATTGCTACGTGCTGGCCCCACGCGCCGGGGCCGACGCGATCGTCGTCGACCCGGGACAGCGCGCTTTCGGCACCCTGCGCCGGGTACTCGACGAGAACCGGCTCACCCCGGCCGCGGTCCTGCTAACCCATGGGCACATCGACCACATCTGGTCGGCGCAGAAGGTGGGTGACACGTTCGGCTGCCCGGTCTACATCCATCCGCAGGACCGCTTCATGCTCTCCGACCCGATCCGCGGGTTCGGGCCGCGCCTTGGCCAGATCGCGCTGGGAGCGCTGTTCCGTGAGCCCCGACAGGTCGTCGAACTGGACCGCGACGGGGACAAGATCGAACTCGGCGGCATCACCGTGACCGTCGACCACACGCCCGGTCACACCAAGGGCTCGGTGGTCTTCCGGGTGGGCCGTGCCGGTTCTCAGGACCCGATCGCCTTCACCGGTGACACCCTGTTCAAACAGAGCGTCGGCCGTACGGACCTGCCCGGCGGCAGCGGGAGGGATCTGCTGAGCTCGATCGTCGACAAATTGCTGGTGCTCGACGACGACACCCTGGTATTACCGGGGCACGGTGAATCCACCACCATCGGTCTCGAACGCCGTACCAACCCATTTCTCGAAGGTTTGACGTGA
- a CDS encoding peptidylprolyl isomerase — translation MSQPPPYYPPYPPPHGSPYGPGPYPYPAPQPTNGMAIASLICAFVFAPLGIIFGHVSLSQIKKSGEDGRGLAIAGLVISYVVTVLSIVVIVAGVAFFSWMGRELEKTGGAGIPRTLPGGSGQLPPFNPPATLGANCQYPATATPADKPVKPPVPGKVATTPATVDATVVTNAGPIVVHLDNAKAPCTVNSFESLVRQNYFDNTPCHRLTDMPSLSVLQCGDPTGQGTGGPGYRFANEYPTNQFRPFDQALRQAVKYPRGTLAMANAGPDTNGSQFFIVYRDSMLPPTYTAFGQVDKTGFGVIEDIAATGIAGGSDDGKPARPVTIKSIRLN, via the coding sequence ATGAGCCAACCTCCGCCGTACTACCCGCCATATCCGCCGCCGCATGGTTCGCCGTACGGGCCCGGTCCGTATCCCTATCCGGCGCCCCAGCCGACCAACGGGATGGCGATCGCATCGCTGATCTGCGCGTTCGTGTTCGCGCCGCTGGGCATCATCTTCGGGCACGTCTCGCTGTCGCAGATCAAGAAGTCCGGTGAAGACGGGCGGGGTCTGGCGATCGCCGGGTTGGTGATCAGCTACGTGGTGACCGTCTTGAGCATCGTCGTGATCGTCGCCGGCGTGGCGTTCTTCTCATGGATGGGCCGAGAGCTGGAAAAGACCGGCGGGGCTGGCATCCCGCGCACCCTCCCCGGCGGCAGCGGACAACTCCCGCCGTTCAATCCCCCGGCCACGCTCGGCGCGAACTGTCAGTACCCGGCCACCGCGACCCCGGCGGACAAGCCGGTCAAGCCGCCGGTCCCAGGCAAGGTGGCCACCACCCCGGCCACGGTGGACGCCACGGTGGTCACCAACGCCGGCCCGATCGTCGTCCACCTCGACAACGCCAAAGCGCCATGCACGGTGAACAGCTTTGAAAGCCTGGTGCGGCAGAACTACTTCGACAACACGCCGTGTCACCGGCTTACCGACATGCCGTCACTGTCGGTGCTGCAATGCGGCGACCCGACCGGCCAGGGCACGGGCGGACCCGGGTACCGGTTCGCCAACGAGTACCCGACGAACCAGTTCCGACCGTTCGATCAGGCGCTGCGGCAGGCGGTGAAGTATCCGCGCGGCACCCTGGCCATGGCCAACGCCGGGCCGGACACCAACGGCAGTCAGTTCTTCATCGTCTACCGCGACTCGATGCTGCCGCCCACGTACACGGCGTTCGGCCAGGTCGACAAGACCGGCTTCGGGGTCATCGAGGACATCGCCGCCACCGGCATCGCCGGCGGATCTGACGATGGCAAACCGGCCAGGCCGGTGACGATCAAGTCGATCCGGCTGAACTGA
- a CDS encoding peptidylprolyl isomerase, whose amino-acid sequence MPTNEQRRATAKRKLERQLERRAQQEKRQRLFVVIGGVVAIAVAAALIVTFVLTNKDSKDTKTASGATSTAPVEAGGPSTSPPATGGLPPFKAAANLGANCQYPASPEPAAKKVDAPHSGKVPTDPPTVTASMSTNQGNLGLVLDNAKTPCTVNSFASLAQKGYFNDTPCHRLTTSPSLSVLQCGDPTGSGTGGPGYQFANEYPTDQYPANDPALQQPVTYPRGTLAMANAGPGTNGSQFFLVYKDSQLPPNYTAFGTVDATGLATLDKIAAAGVAGGGQDGKPATDVRIKSILLD is encoded by the coding sequence GTGCCCACCAACGAACAGCGACGTGCGACGGCCAAGCGCAAGCTCGAGCGGCAGCTGGAGCGCCGCGCTCAACAGGAGAAGCGCCAGCGGTTGTTTGTCGTGATCGGCGGTGTGGTCGCAATCGCCGTGGCCGCGGCCCTGATCGTCACCTTCGTGCTGACCAACAAGGACAGCAAGGACACCAAGACCGCCTCGGGTGCCACCAGCACCGCCCCCGTCGAGGCCGGCGGTCCGTCGACGAGTCCCCCGGCCACCGGCGGTCTACCGCCGTTCAAGGCCGCCGCGAACCTGGGCGCCAACTGCCAGTACCCGGCCTCACCCGAGCCGGCTGCCAAGAAGGTCGACGCACCCCACAGCGGCAAGGTGCCCACCGACCCGCCGACCGTGACCGCCAGCATGAGCACCAACCAGGGCAACCTGGGCCTGGTGCTCGACAACGCGAAGACTCCGTGCACGGTCAACAGCTTCGCCAGCCTGGCGCAGAAGGGGTACTTCAACGACACCCCCTGCCACCGGCTGACCACCTCGCCGTCGCTGTCGGTGCTGCAGTGCGGCGACCCGACCGGCAGCGGCACCGGTGGCCCCGGCTACCAGTTCGCCAACGAATATCCCACCGACCAGTACCCCGCCAATGACCCTGCCCTGCAGCAGCCGGTGACCTATCCGCGCGGCACGCTGGCCATGGCCAATGCCGGCCCGGGCACCAACGGGAGCCAGTTCTTCCTGGTCTACAAGGATTCACAGTTGCCGCCCAACTACACCGCGTTCGGTACCGTCGACGCGACCGGCCTGGCGACGCTGGACAAGATCGCGGCGGCCGGGGTGGCCGGCGGCGGCCAGGACGGCAAGCCGGCAACCGACGTGCGAATCAAGTCGATCCTGCTGGACTAG